The following proteins are co-located in the Ictalurus punctatus breed USDA103 chromosome 14, Coco_2.0, whole genome shotgun sequence genome:
- the med12 gene encoding mediator of RNA polymerase II transcription subunit 12 isoform X1, which translates to MAAFGMLSYEHRPLKRPRLGPPDVYPQDPKQKEDELTALNVKQGFNNQPAVSGDEHGSAKNVNFNPSKISSNFSSIIAEKLRCNTFPDTGKRKPQVNQKDNFWLVTARSQSSINNWFTDLAGTKPLTQLAKKVPIFSKKEEVFGYLAKYSVPVMRSAWMIKMTCAYHAAITETKVKKRHVIDACIEWTQIITKYLCEQLQKVAEFYRQSPSQGCGSPLPAPPSEVETAMKQWEYNEKLAMFMFQDGMLDRHEFLTWVLECFEKIRPGEDELLKLLLPLLLQYSGEFVQSAYLSRRLAYFCTRRLNLLLSDGSIGPSSGGHPTHGITGQPGNALPTTPTSQPAGATQPQTPFTDFYICPQHRPVVFGLSCMLQSIVLCCPSALVWHYSLTDSRNKTGSPLDLLPIAPSNLPMPGANSTFNQQVRAKVREIEEQIKERGQAVEFRWSFDKCQETTAGFTIGRVLHTLEVLDNHSFEKSDFSNSLDSLYNRIFGSGQSKDGHELSPDDDAVVTLLCEWAVCCKRSGRHRAMVVAKLLEKRQTEIEAERCGESEVVDEKGSVSSGSLSAATLPVFQDVLLQFLDTQAPILTEPGNESERVEFSNLVLLFCELIRHDVFSHNIYMCTLISRGDLASDSHLPRPRSPSDEPSDESERKEQDTGSGVKMEDTGLSEPMEIDNNSSANFDEMLSPPMHCEAKGSPSPEKAAPEQDGKGTAKEKGLDPTFPQVYEQPRHIQYATHFPIPQEESASHECNQRLVVLYGVGKQRDEARHAIKKITKDILKVLNRKSTAETGGEEGQKRKRSKPEAFPTAEDIFSKFQHLSHFDQHQVTSQVSRNVLEQITSFALGMSYHLPLVQHIQFIFDLMEYSLNISGLIDFAIQLLNELSLVEAELLLKSSSLAGSYTTSLCLCIVAVLRRYHSCLILNPDQTAQVFDGLRIVVKSGVNPADCSSAERCILAYLYDLYTSCSHLKSKFGEIFSEFCSKVKNSIYWNIDPSDSNMLWDQVFMIDAIANPSAHNLNHSMVGKILNDSPANRYSFVCNVLMDVCVDHRDPERVNDIGILCAELTAYCRSLSAEWLGVLKALCCSSNNGNCGFNDLLCNVDVSDLSFHDSLATFVAILIARQCLLLEDLVRCVAIPSLLNAACSEQDSEPGARLTCRILLHLFRTPQRNPCPQDSKTDKAAVGIRSSCDRHLLAASQNSIVVGAVFAVLKAVFMLGDAELKGSGFSHPAGLDDIGEDDMGSKKSGGRNISIETASLDVYAKYVLKSICQQEWVGERCLKSLSEDSSALQDPVLVNIQAQRLLQLICYPHRQLDSEEGENPQRQRIKRILQNLDQWTMRQSSLELQLMIKQSSNNELYSLLENIAKATIEVFQKSAEMNSSNPSWNGSAASSSSVSNSNNTSKLKPVLSSSERSGVWLVAPLIAKLPTSVQGHVLKAAGEELEKGQHLGSSSRKERDRQKQKSMSLLSQQPFLSLVLTCLKGQDEQREGLLTSLYSQVQQIVTNWREDQYQDDCKAKQMMHEALKLRLNLVGGMFDTVQRSTQQTTEWAVLLLDIISSGTVDMQSNNELFTTVLDMLSVLINGTLAADMSSISQGGMEENKRAYMNLVKKLRKELGDRQSESLEKVRQLLPLPKQTRDVITCEPQGSLIDTKGNKIAGFEKEGLQVSTKQKISPWDVFEGLKHSAPLSWGWFGTVRVDRKVTRFEEQQRLLLYHTHLKPKPRSYYLEPLPLPPEEEEPPTPVPQEPEKKMVEAVKTDKSVPSVGAEPGKKKSKKKKTSSVNKPEDYTLRNPGVMAFPGSGMNPELMNMSQANHSYRPMHYNQTPIMYTQNQPLPPGGPGLEPPYRPRMPLNNPQKIMSTRSNYPGMISNLQGMMGMDNKQYALGFKPQPAMPQGQIRQQLQVRLNQSMIGQQMRPMVPNQPYTSMQQPQNISQGYTSYTSHVGMQPHPSQAGGIVPASYNNQGFPGAHPGPNPGVVDPLRQMQQRPPGYVHQQAPGAYTTNMPNTPRFPHQGMSQTPMMHSLGQGHLQAQGMHPNMRTNQMLDQQQQQVVQQQQQQQQQQQQYMRQQALRQQAQQQVQQQQQQVQQQQVPSQQVQQSQQVQQQQVQQQQQQVGTAQPPGQPQSQALGMQPLPPQQPMFPRQGQGMQQTQQQQQTAALVRQLQQQLSSTQPGQNTNSYYPKYE; encoded by the exons GTCCCTATCTTCAGTAAGAAAGAGGAGGTTTTCGGATATCTGGCCAAATACTCCGTGCCGGTTATGCGTTCTGCATGGATGATCAAAATGACGTGTGCATATCATGCCGCCATAACCGAGACTAAAGTCAAGAAGAGGCACGTCATTGACGCCTGCATAG AATGGACTCAGATCATTACGAAGTACCTCTGCGAGCAGCTGCAGAAGGTGGCGGAGTTTTACCGGCAGTCTCCCAGCCAGGGCTGCGGCTCTCCCCTGCCCGCTCCTCCGTCCGAGGTGGAGACGGCAATGAAGCAGTGGGAGTACAACGAGAAACTGGCCATGTTCATGTTTCAG GACGGCATGTTAGACCGACACGAGTTCCTGACGTGGGTCCTGGAATGCTTTGAAAAGATTCGTCCAGGAGAGGACGAGCTTCTGAAGTTGCTGCTGCCGCTCCTTCTACAG TACTCCGGGGAGTTTGTGCAGTCGGCCTATCTGTCTCGGAGGCTGGCGTATTTCTGCACACGGCGCCTAAACTTGCTGTTAAGTGATGGGAGTATAGGGCCCAGCTCAGGAGGACACCCAACACACGGCATCACCGGTCAGCCAGGCAACGCTCTACCCACCACCCCCACCTCCCAGCCTGCAGGGGCAACGCAACCCCAAACACCCTTCACTGACTTTTACATCTGCCCCCAGCACCGGCCTGTGGTGTTCGGCCTCAGCTGCATGCTCCAG AGCATTGTGCTGTGCTGTCCTAGCGCTCTGGTGTGGCACTACTCGCTTACAGACAGTCGGAATAAGACCGGATCTCCGCTGGACCTCCTGCCCATCGCTCCCTCGAACCTGCCCATGCCAGGCGCCAATAGCACCTTCAACCAGCAG GTCCGTGCTAAAGTGAGGGAAATCGAGGAGCAGATCAAGGAGAGGGGGCAGGCGGTGGAGTTTCGCTGGTCCTTCGATAAATGTCAGGAAACAACAGCAG GCTTCACGATCGGCCGGGTCCTGCACACACTGGAGGTTCTGGACAACCACAGCTTCGAGAAGTCCGACTTCAGTAATTCTCTGGACTCGCTCTACAACCGGATCTTCGGCTCAGGCCAGAGCAAAGACGGACACGAG ttgagTCCGGACGACGACGCAGTGGTCACTCTGCTGTGCGAGTGGGCTGTGTGCTGTAAACGCTCGGGGAGGCACAGAGCGATGGTAGTGGCCAAGCTGTTAGAAAAGAGGCAGACCGAGATCGAGGCAGAG AGGTGCGGGGAGTCGGAGGTGGTGGACGAGAAGGGCTCTGTGTCGTCCGGCTCTCTCTCAGCCGCCACTCTGCCCGTCTTCCAGGACGTTCTGCTGCAGTTCCTGGACACTCAGGCCCCCATCCTTA CCGAGCCCGGTAACGAGAGCGAGCGCGTGGAGTTCTCCAACCTGGTGCTGCTCTTCTGCGAGCTCATCCGTCACGACGTCTTTTCCCACAACATCTACATGTGCACGCTCATCTCCCGTGGCGACCTGGCCTCCGATTCCCACCTTCCCCGCCCACGTTCCCCAAGCGACGAGCCGTCTGACGAGTCGGAACGCAAAGAGCAGGACACGGGAAGCGGGGTGAAAATGGAG GACACTGGTCTGTCTGAGCCAATGGAAATTGATAACAACTCCAGCGCCAATTTTGACGAG ATGTTATCTCCCCCAATGCACTGTGAGGCGAAGGGAAGCCCCTCTCCAGAAAAAGCTGCCCCGGAGCAGGACGGGAAGGGCACGGCCAAGGAGAAGGGTTTGGACCCGACTTTCCCGCAAGTGTACGAGCAGCCGCGCCACATCCAGTATGCTACGCACTTCCCCATCCCTCAG GAGGAAAGTGCCAGTCACGAATGCAACCAGCGCCTTGTGGTTCTGTATGGAGTGGGCAAGCAGCGAGACGAGGCTCGGCACGCCATCAAGAAGATCACCAAAGACATCCTGAAAGTGCTGAACCGCAAGAGCACAGCCGAGACTG gaggagaggagggacagaagaggaagagaagtaAGCCAGAGGCCTTTCCCACTGCTGAGGACATTTTCTCTAAGTTTCAGCACCTCTCTCACTTCGACCAGCACCAGGTCACCTCTCAG gtgtCCAGGAACGTTCTGGAACAAATCACCAGCTTTGCCTTAGGGATGTCCTATCACCTTCCCCTGGTCCAGCACATCCAGTTCATCTTCGACCTCATGGAATACTCCCTAAACATAAGTGGCCTCATTGACTTTGCCATTCAG CTGCTGAACGAGCTGAGTCTAGTGGAGGCCGAGCTCCTGCTGAAGTCCTCCAGTCTGGCGGGCAGCTACACCACTAGCCTGTGTCTGTGCATCGTGGCTGTGCTCCGACGCTACCACTCCTGCCTCAtcctcaaccctgaccagaCCGCGCAGGTCTTCGACGG gcTGCGCATCGTGGTGAAGTCAGGGGTGAACCCTGCAGACTGCTCCTCAGCCGAGCGCTGTATCCTGGCCTACCTGTACGACCTCTACACCTCCTGCAGCCACCTGAAGAGCAAGTTTGGAGAGATCTTCAG TGAGTTTTGCTCCAAGGTGAAGAACTCTATCTACTGGAACATTGACCCGTCAGACTCCAACATGCTGTGGGACCAGGTGTTTATGATCGACGCCATAGCGAACCCTTCAGCCCACAACCTCAACCACTCCATGGTGGGCAAGATTCTCAACGACAGCCCCGCCAACCGCTACAGCTTCGTGTGTAACGTCCTGATGGATGTGTGCGTGGACCACCGCGACCCCGAGAG GGTTAATGATATCGGTATCCTATGTGCGGAGCTGACCGCATACTGCCGTTCTCTGAGCGCAGAGTGGCTGGGGGTCCTAAAGGCTCTGTGCTGCTCTTCCAACAACGGCAACTGCGGCTTCAACGACCTGCTCTGTAATGTGGAC GTGAGTGATTTATCCTTCCACGACTCCCTAGCTACGTTTGTTGCCATCCTTATAGCTCGGCAGTGTCTGCTTCTGGAGGATTTGGTGCGCTGCGTGGCCATCCCTTCTCTCCTCAATGCCG cctGTAGTGAGCAGGACTCCGAGCCAGGAGCTAGACTGACCTGTAGGATTCTGCTGCATTTGTTCAGGACCCCTCAGAGAAATCCATGCCCACAGGACAGCAAGACAg ATAAAGCGGCGGTGGGCATCAGGTCGTCATGTGACCGGCATTTGTTGGCTGCATCTCAGAACAGCATCGTAGTGGGAGCGGTGTTTGCCGTCCTAAAGGCTGTCTTCATGCTCG GAGACGCCGAGTTAAAAGGCTCGGGCTTCTCCCACCCTGCCGGCTTAGACGACATCGGGGAGGATGACATGGGCTCGAAAAAATCCGGAGGCCGCAACATCTCCATAGAAACGGCCAGCCTAGATGTTTACGCCAAGTACGTGCTGAAAAGCATCTGCCAGCAG GAGTGGGTGGGAGAGCGCTGTCTCAAATCTCTCTCGGAGGACAGCAGTGCTCTTCAGGACCCGGTGCTGGTAAACATCCAGGCACAGAGGCTGCTGCAGCTCATCTGTTACCCGCACAGACAGCTGGACAGCGAGGAAGGAGAAAACCCTCAGAGACAGCGCATCAAACGCATCCTCCAg AACCTGGATCAGTGGACCATGAGACAGTCTTCTCTTGAGCTCCAGCTAATGATCAAGCAAAGTTCTAATAAC GAGCTCTATTCCCTGCTGGAGAACATCGCCAAGGCAACCATCGAGGTTTTCCAGAAGTCTGCGGAGATGAACTCCAGTAACCCTTCCTGGAACGGCTCGGCCGCCTCCAGCAGCTCCGTCTCCAATAGCAACAACACCAGCAAGCTCAAACCAGTACTCAG ttcTTCAGAGCGCTCGGGCGTGTGGTTGGTGGCCCCGCTGATCGCTAAACTGCCCACGTCAGTGCAGGGACACGTCCTGAAAGCAGCCGGGGAGGAGCTGGAGAAGGGGCAGCACCTAGGGTCGTCCTCCCGCAAGGAGAGAGATCGTCAGAAACAGAAGAG TATGTCACTGCTGAGTCAGCAGCCTTTCCTGTCTCTGGTACTGACATGCCTGAAGGGTCAGGACGAGCAGAGAGAGGGACTCCTTACCTCCCTCTACAGCCAAGTGCAGCAG ATCGTCACGAACTGGCGTGAGGATCAGTACCAGGACGACTGCAAGGCCAAGCAGATGATGCACGAGGCTCTGAAGCTGCGGCTCAACTTG GTGGGCGGGATGTTTGACACGGTGCAGCGCAGCACACAGCAGACCACCGAGTGGGCGGTGCTTCTCCTCGACATCATCAGCAGCGGAACAGTCGACATGCAGTCCAACAA CGAGCTGTTCACCACCGTGCTGGACATGCTGAGCGTGCTGATTAACGGAACGCTGGCAGCCGACATGTCGAGCATTTCTCAGGGTGGAATGGAGGAGAACAAGAGGGCTTACATGAACCTGGTGAAGAAACTCAGG AAAGAGCTGGGGGATCGTCAGTCTGAGAGTTTGGAGAAGGTGCGACAGTTACTGCCGCTACCCAAGCAGACCCGGGACGTCATTACCTGTGAACCCCAGGGATCCCTTATAGACACCAAGGGGAACAAAATCGCTGGGTTTGAGAAAGAG GGTCTACAGGTGTCGACGAAGCAGAAGATCTCCCCGTGGGACGTATTCGAGGGCCTGAAGCACTCTGCTCCTCTTTCCTGGGGCTGGTTCGGCACAGTACGCGTAGACCGCAAGGTCACCCGCTTCGAGGAGCAGCAGAGACTCCTGCTTTATCACACGCATCTGAAACCCAAACCACGCAGCTATTACCTGGAGCCTCTCCCCCTGCCCccggaggaggaggagcctCCGACGCCTGTTCCGCAAGAACCAGAGAAGAAGATGGTGGAGGCTGTGAAGACGGATAAGAGCGTGCCTAGTGTGGGGGCCGAACCGGGCAAGAAGAAgtccaagaagaagaaaacttcGTCTGTAAATAAACCAGAG GACTACACGTTACGTAACCCAGGTGTGATGGCGTTTCCTGGATCAGGCATGAATCCCGAGCTCATGAACATGAGCCAGGCCAACCACTCTTACAGACCGATGCATTACAACCAGACGCCCATCATGTACACTCAGAATCAACCTCTTCCTCCAG GAGGGCCAGGACTGGAGCCTCCATACCGACCTCGCATGCCTTTGAACAATCCTCAAAAGATCATGTCCACCCGGTCCAATTACCCAGGCATGATTTCCAACCTCCAGGGCATGATGGGCATGGATAACAAGCAGTACGCGTTAGGCTTCAAACCGCAGCCCGCCATGCCACAAGGCCAGATTCGACAGCAGCTGCAGGTCAGACTG AACCAGAGCATGATTGGACAGCAGATGAGACCGATGGTTCCCAATCAGCCATACACCTCCATGCAGCAACCACAG AACATTTCACAGGGCTACACCAGCTACACTTCTCACGTGGGGATGCAGCCGCACCCGTCTCAAGCAGGAGGAATAGTTCCTGCTTCATATAATAACCAGGGCTTCCCGGGAGCCCATCCTGGTCCCAACCCTGGTGTGGTGGATCCTCTCAGGCAGATGCAGCAGAGGCCACCTGGATACGTCCACCAGCAGGCACCCGGGGCATACACAACCAACATGCCAAACACGCCGAG GTTTCCCCATCAGGGCATGTCGCAGACTCCCATGATGCACAGCCTGGGGCAGGGCCACTTGCAGGCGCAGGGCATGCACCCCAACATGCGTACCAATCAGATGCTGgaccaacagcagcagcaagtggtgcagcagcagcagcagcagcaacagcagcagcagcagtacaTGAGACAACAGGCCCTCCGG CAACAAGCTCAGCAGCAGGTgcaacagcagcaacagcaggtgcagcagcagcaggtccCCTCTCAGCAGGTGCAGCAGTCACAGCAGGTCCAGCAGCAGCAggtccagcagcagcagcagcaggtggGCACGGCGCAGCCTCCCGGCCAGCCCCAGAGTCAGGCCCTGGGCATGCAGCCGCTTCCTCCACAGCAGCCCATG ttccCTCGACAGGGGCAGGGCATGCAGCAGAcgcaacagcaacaacagacCGCCGCTTTGGTCAGACAACTCCAACAGCAGCTGTCAA GCACACAGCCAGGACAGAACACCAACTCGTATTACCCCAAGTACGAGTGA